Genomic DNA from Deltaproteobacteria bacterium:
CTGGCGGTTGCGCATCGCCGCTGGCCGCGGGCGCGATCCGCGGGCGATCGTCGGCATGCGACCTCGCGCCCGCCGCTACCAGATGTTGCTACCCGCCCTCGTGTGCCGCGGGCGCGCGCCCGACCTCGCCTGGCATCTCGCCCCCTCGCTGGCGCACCCGTTCGCAACAACCCCTCAGCGCGCGATCGACTCGTCGAGCTTGCGAAACACGACGCCGCTCGCGATTTTCGGATAGAAGAACGTCGACTTCTGCGGCATGAAACCGCCTTCGTCGGACACGGCCTTGACCGCGGCCACGGGGGTCGGGTTCATCACGAACAGACACTGCCCATCGCCGGCTGCGACGCGCGCGAGCGCGACGGCCGTGTCCTTCGGGTAGTCGAGGTTGGTCTTGGCTTCTTGCGCCGCGCGGTCGATGCCGAGCATCCCCTCGAGCACCACGTCGTGCAGAATCGTTACGTCGAGCCTCTCGGTCGCGCTCGCGCTCGACAGATCCCCGCGGTACGCCATCACGGTCAGGTCCGCGCTGCCGGGAACGACGACGCCAAACGCCGGCCGCGCTGCACCGCGCTCGGTGACGATCGCGCGAACCTTCGCCGCGTCGGCTGCGCCTCCCGCGACCGTGTCGATGTCAAACGCGTCGCGCGCGGCCGCGACCAGTTTCTCCAGAGAAAACCCCGGAACGCCGTGAACGAGCCGGTGTGTCGGAAACACGACCAGCCCCGCGTCGTCCATGTTCGCCAAAAACAGCGTGCCGAAGTCGGCCACATCGCTGCCCGCCTCGCGCCGACGGTCGCGATACGCCAGCATCGTCTCATAGCGATGATGACCGTCGGCGATGTACAGCGGCTTGTCCGCAAGCGCCTCGACAACGGCAGCGATCATGGAGCGATCGGTCACGCGCCATACGAGGTGGCGCGTCCCGTCGTCGGTGGTGCCATCGACCACCGGATCCGTGCGCTCGACCGCCGCGAGCGCCTCGTCCACTGCGCCCTGCGGATCGCTGTACAGCGTGAAGATCTGCGACGGGTGGCACGCGGTTGCCTCGAACAACTTGAGCCGATCGACTTTCGGTCCCTTGAGCGTTCGCTCGTGCGGCAGGATCACCCGCTCGTCGAACCGGTGCAGTCGCACCGCCGCGACGAATCCGCGGCGCACGACCTCGCGGCCGCCGAGTTCCGCCGACGTAAACACCTGGTTGTAGCGGTACAGGCACGGCTGGTCGTCGCGCACGAGCACGCCGTCGGCCAGCCACCGGTCGAGCAGTTCCGCGGCGCGCGAGTACTTCGCGTCGCCGTCGCCTTCCGGCAAGATGACGCGGACGCAATTGTGCGGATCGCGCGCAGCGAGCTGGCGCCAGTGGTCGGCGTCGATGACGTCGTACGGCGGAGCGAGCACGTCGGACGCGCGCACGCGCGTGGTGTCGTATCGGATGCCGCGAAACGGTGCAATGTCGGCCATGGCGCGGGTGTATCACACAGCCGCCGCCGCGATCACGGTGCGAACACGACGCCGGCGTCCCGTTGAACCGGCGCGGCGCCCGCGGACATCACGCCGGCCGGCCGGGACTCGCCCCGCGCGCGCCGATGTCTCGCCGAAAATGCATGCCGTCGAACCGGATGCGGTCCACTGCCGAATACGCGCGGGCGCGGGCCGCCGCCACGTCGGCGCCGAGCGCCGTGACACCGAGTACGCGCCCGCCCGCCGTCTCGAGCCGGCCGTCGCGTTCGCGCGTCCCCGCGTGAAACACGACCACGTCCTCGTCGTCGACGAACGCATCGGCGCCGGTTATCGGCACGCCGGCCTCTGACGACTGCGGATACCCGCGCGACGCGAGGATCACGCAGACCGCCGCGCGCGGATCCCACGCCAGGTCACCGGCCGGCAGGGCGCCGGTTGCGGCACCGTACAACCACTGGCCGAGGTCACTGCGCAGCCGCAGCATCAACGGCTGCGTTTCCGGATCGCCAAAGCGGCAGTTGTATTCCAGGATCCACGGCACGCCGCCGGCATCCACCATGAGCCCGGCATACAGGACCCCGCGGTAATCGATGCCGGCCGCACGCAGGCCCGCGAGCGTCGGATCGAAGATGTCGCGGCGCGCACGGTCGAGCAGCTCCGGTGTCGCCCACCCGGCCGGAGACACCGCTCCCATCCCTCCGGTGTTCGGCCCGCGGTCGCCGTCGAGCGCCGCCTTGTGGTCCTCGGCCTGCTCGAGCAGCACGTAGCGGTGTCCGTCGGTGATCGCCATCAGCGACAGCTCGCGGCCGCGCAGCCGTTGCTCGATCACCACACGGCGACCCGCGTCGCCGAAAGCGCCTCCCTCGAGACACGCGCGCGCGGCGGCGCGCGCCTCGTCTGCGGTGTCGCACACGGTCACCCCCTTGCCCGCCGCGAGGCCGTCGGCCTTGACCACCACGCCGTCGCCCAGCGCACCGATGCGGTCGATCGCCTCATCCGCTTCCGCGACGGTCGAGCACTCGAAGAACTCCGCCGTGCGTATGCCGCAGTCGCGAAAGAATCGCTTCGAAAACGCCTTCGACCCTTCGAGCCGCGCTCCATCGGCCCCCGGTCCGAACACCGCGATGCCGCGGTCGCGCGCGCGGTCCGCCAGCCCCGCGACCAGCGGTGCCTCCGGTCCGACGACGATCAGATCGACTCCGCGGTCGGCGGCCGCCGTGACCAGCCCGTCGATCGCATCGACCGCAATCGGAAGGCACTCCGCGTCGCGGGCGATGCCGGGGTTCCCGGGCGCGCACACGAGTTGATGTCCCGCGCGCGCCAACCGCCACACGAGCGCGTGCTCGCGACCTCCAGAACCGACGACAAGGATCTTCACGTAGACCTCACGAACCGATTGAGTTGTCGCGCGATGTGCCGCCGCGTCCGACACGACGCCGGCCGCACGCCGCCGCCTCAGTGACGGAAATGGCGCATCCCGGTGAACACCATCGCAATCCCGTGCTCGTCGGCCGCGGCGATCACTTCTTCGTCGCGAATCGACCCGCCCGGCTGAATGACCGCGGTCGCACCGGCCTCCGCGATCGCGTCGAGCCCGTCACGAAACGGAAAGAATGCGTCCGATGCGGCGACTGTGCCGGCCAGCGGTAGCTGCGCCTTCATGCGCGCGAGTTGGACGGCGTCGACGCGCGACATCTGGCCGGCGCCGACCGCGGCCGTGCGCGTGCCGGACGCAAACAAAATCGCGTTGGACTTGACGTGCTTGCACACGCGCCACGCGAAGTCGAGCGCCTCGAACTCGTCCGGGGTCGGAGCGCGCCGCGTGACGACGCGCGCCTCCGACGCGCGCGCGGTCACGTAGTCGCCGGTCTGTGCCAGAACGCCGCCCGCGATCGACCGGAGTGTCCATCCGGTCGGCCGGTCGACCTTCATGTCGCCGACCGCGACGAGCCGAAGATTCTTCTTGCGCGCCAGCGAATCCCGCGCCGCGGGTGCGTACGACGGCGCGACGACGCACTCGATGAACGTCTCGGCCAGCAGGCTGGCAAGGTCTGCGTCCACTTCGCGGTTGACCGCAACGATGCCGCCGAATGCAGACACCGGATCGCACTCGCGCGCCCGCGCGTATGCCGCCGCAACGCCGCGCGGATCGCTCGCGGCGCCACACGGATTGGTGTGCTTGACGATCACGGCTGACGGTCCGGTCAGTTCGAGGCAACACGCCAGCGCGGCGTCGAGGTCCAGCAGGTTGTTGTAGGACAGTGCCTTGCCCTGCAGGACTTGTGCGCCGACGAGCAGCGGCCGCCCCGTCGTGACGCCAAGCGAGTTTTTCACCTCGCGGTACAGCGCGGCCTGTTGGTGCGGATTTTCGCCGTAGCGAAGTTCGAACTCGCGCCGCAGTTGCAGCGACACGAGCTCGCCGCCGGACAGAAAAGCGGCAATCGCTCCGTCGTACCCGGCGGTGTGCGCGAACGCTTTTGTAGCCAGCTCGCGGCGGAGCTGCG
This window encodes:
- the purD gene encoding phosphoribosylamine--glycine ligase, translated to MKILVVGSGGREHALVWRLARAGHQLVCAPGNPGIARDAECLPIAVDAIDGLVTAAADRGVDLIVVGPEAPLVAGLADRARDRGIAVFGPGADGARLEGSKAFSKRFFRDCGIRTAEFFECSTVAEADEAIDRIGALGDGVVVKADGLAAGKGVTVCDTADEARAAARACLEGGAFGDAGRRVVIEQRLRGRELSLMAITDGHRYVLLEQAEDHKAALDGDRGPNTGGMGAVSPAGWATPELLDRARRDIFDPTLAGLRAAGIDYRGVLYAGLMVDAGGVPWILEYNCRFGDPETQPLMLRLRSDLGQWLYGAATGALPAGDLAWDPRAAVCVILASRGYPQSSEAGVPITGADAFVDDEDVVVFHAGTRERDGRLETAGGRVLGVTALGADVAAARARAYSAVDRIRFDGMHFRRDIGARGASPGRPA
- the purH gene encoding bifunctional phosphoribosylaminoimidazolecarboxamide formyltransferase/IMP cyclohydrolase PurH; this translates as MIRVRRAIVSVSDKRGLEELGRGLARHGVEVLSTGGTRKALEAAGVPTVAVSDYTGAPEILDGRVKTLHPKIHGGLLARATDAHRAELAAHGIGEIDLVVVNLYPFERTIAAPDVTLEAAVENIDIGGPTMLRAAAKNFERVTVVVDPDDYDRLLAELDRNGGCVGPQLRRELATKAFAHTAGYDGAIAAFLSGGELVSLQLRREFELRYGENPHQQAALYREVKNSLGVTTGRPLLVGAQVLQGKALSYNNLLDLDAALACCLELTGPSAVIVKHTNPCGAASDPRGVAAAYARARECDPVSAFGGIVAVNREVDADLASLLAETFIECVVAPSYAPAARDSLARKKNLRLVAVGDMKVDRPTGWTLRSIAGGVLAQTGDYVTARASEARVVTRRAPTPDEFEALDFAWRVCKHVKSNAILFASGTRTAAVGAGQMSRVDAVQLARMKAQLPLAGTVAASDAFFPFRDGLDAIAEAGATAVIQPGGSIRDEEVIAAADEHGIAMVFTGMRHFRH
- a CDS encoding DUF1015 domain-containing protein; this translates as MADIAPFRGIRYDTTRVRASDVLAPPYDVIDADHWRQLAARDPHNCVRVILPEGDGDAKYSRAAELLDRWLADGVLVRDDQPCLYRYNQVFTSAELGGREVVRRGFVAAVRLHRFDERVILPHERTLKGPKVDRLKLFEATACHPSQIFTLYSDPQGAVDEALAAVERTDPVVDGTTDDGTRHLVWRVTDRSMIAAVVEALADKPLYIADGHHRYETMLAYRDRRREAGSDVADFGTLFLANMDDAGLVVFPTHRLVHGVPGFSLEKLVAAARDAFDIDTVAGGAADAAKVRAIVTERGAARPAFGVVVPGSADLTVMAYRGDLSSASATERLDVTILHDVVLEGMLGIDRAAQEAKTNLDYPKDTAVALARVAAGDGQCLFVMNPTPVAAVKAVSDEGGFMPQKSTFFYPKIASGVVFRKLDESIAR